The Candidatus Rubrimentiphilum sp. genome includes a window with the following:
- a CDS encoding TIGR00366 family protein: protein MNRVAAFFTRVFEYAVPDPYIYAVALTLLTALLAFIFAPHHAPVELLSSWYKGIFDILAFALEMILILVTGYALASSAPVARALQWLAAQPRSGKGAVTLTFLVSACACWLNWGFGLVVAGLLSREIAKRMRIDFGWLVAAAYSGFLIWASGLSSSIALAQATPGSKLNIVQSVTGQVLPLSATIFTAFNLVPVLALLVILPFVLRALEPSDVVEARAALGNTSVMVSPSNHDRALPQAGDEVKHTLASALENAWILNVVIAAAGLGYIGWTWATAGFSLDINSVIFIFFCLGLLLHWRPIAYVAAVNDAARITGPLILQYPLYGGIMGMMTATGLAGVIAQWFVAFSSAATLPFWSYVSSIVISLFVPSGGGHWAVQGPFAVPAAVKMHASLPATAMGVAIGEQVANMIQPFWALPVLAIAGVGLRRVMAFTVVSFAIAFVVFALALLLLIPR, encoded by the coding sequence ATGAACCGCGTCGCGGCCTTTTTCACGCGGGTCTTCGAATACGCCGTTCCCGATCCGTATATCTACGCGGTCGCGTTAACGCTGTTGACCGCGCTGCTGGCTTTTATCTTTGCGCCGCACCACGCGCCGGTCGAGCTCTTGAGCTCCTGGTACAAAGGCATCTTCGACATCCTCGCTTTCGCGCTGGAGATGATCCTGATTCTCGTCACCGGTTATGCGCTGGCGAGCAGTGCGCCGGTCGCGCGCGCTTTGCAGTGGCTGGCGGCGCAGCCGCGCTCGGGGAAGGGCGCCGTTACGCTGACGTTTCTGGTCTCGGCCTGCGCGTGCTGGCTGAACTGGGGCTTCGGGCTGGTCGTCGCCGGATTGCTGTCGCGCGAGATTGCCAAGCGCATGCGCATCGATTTCGGCTGGCTCGTCGCGGCCGCGTATAGCGGATTTCTGATTTGGGCGAGCGGCTTGTCCAGTTCGATCGCGCTCGCGCAAGCCACCCCCGGAAGCAAACTCAACATCGTGCAGTCCGTCACGGGCCAGGTCTTGCCGCTCAGCGCGACGATTTTCACGGCCTTCAATCTTGTTCCGGTGCTTGCGCTGCTTGTTATCCTACCGTTTGTTTTGCGCGCACTTGAACCGAGCGACGTGGTGGAGGCGCGCGCCGCACTCGGCAACACTAGTGTCATGGTGAGCCCGTCGAACCACGACCGAGCACTGCCGCAGGCAGGTGACGAGGTCAAGCACACCCTCGCCTCCGCGCTGGAAAATGCGTGGATTTTGAACGTCGTCATCGCGGCGGCTGGGCTGGGATATATCGGCTGGACTTGGGCAACGGCGGGCTTTTCACTCGACATAAACTCGGTGATCTTCATCTTCTTTTGCTTGGGGCTGCTGCTGCATTGGCGGCCGATTGCATACGTTGCGGCGGTGAACGACGCCGCGCGCATCACCGGGCCGCTAATCTTGCAGTATCCGCTGTACGGCGGAATCATGGGCATGATGACGGCAACGGGTTTAGCCGGCGTAATCGCGCAGTGGTTCGTTGCATTTTCCAGCGCCGCGACGTTGCCGTTTTGGAGTTACGTCAGCTCGATCGTGATCAGCCTCTTCGTACCGAGCGGCGGCGGACACTGGGCAGTGCAGGGACCTTTCGCAGTTCCGGCCGCCGTCAAAATGCACGCTTCGCTGCCGGCGACAGCGATGGGCGTGGCCATCGGAGAACAAGTTGCCAACATGATCCAGCCGTTCTGGGCGTTGCCCGTGCTGGCAATCGCGGGCGTCGGACTGCGCCGCGTGATGGCGTTCACGGTGGTGAGTTTTGCTATTGCGTTTGTCGTATTTGCGTTAGCGCTGTTGCTGCTGATTCCGCGCTAG
- a CDS encoding spore coat U domain-containing protein encodes MRERAIAALFGALAILIPVLTEASGSATGNLSVNATVNQNCTASSPTLDFGTYNPITTNATASLDSSTTITVNCAIDSNVRLGFDLGTNASGGHCGPSPQRCMVNGSSYLNYNIYASGSDRSADTPWTSPVTETVTGGRATISIYGRVPGGQDAVVGVYTDSVVATVYY; translated from the coding sequence ATGCGCGAGCGCGCGATTGCCGCGCTGTTCGGCGCCCTTGCGATCCTCATTCCCGTACTCACCGAAGCCTCGGGTTCAGCCACGGGAAATCTCAGCGTCAATGCGACGGTCAACCAGAACTGCACGGCCAGCAGTCCCACGCTGGACTTCGGAACGTACAACCCGATCACCACAAACGCAACTGCGAGTTTGGACTCGTCGACAACGATTACTGTGAACTGCGCAATCGACAGTAACGTAAGGCTGGGTTTCGATTTGGGAACCAACGCATCGGGCGGCCACTGCGGGCCCTCGCCGCAGCGCTGCATGGTCAACGGGAGCAGCTACTTGAACTACAACATCTATGCTTCCGGCAGCGATCGCTCGGCCGATACGCCCTGGACCTCCCCGGTCACGGAAACGGTCACGGGCGGCAGGGCCACGATCAGCATTTACGGCAGGGTGCCGGGCGGGCAGGACGCGGTCGTCGGCGTCTACACGGATTCCGTCGTTGCCACGGTCTATTACTAG
- a CDS encoding fimbria/pilus periplasmic chaperone, producing MKAATFSVDPIIITLEKTNSSASIAVTNQTTQKLRLQVTGFSWSQSRSGQVELAKTDQLVYFPQLLSLDPGETKRVRVGVTMPQGPTEKTYRVFMEELPSLQSVLGPKGRAQVTLLLKVGVPVFLRPAGSPVVSGAVRSGSVQKGAVNFDVVNTGNTHFSIQSVVISGKSGAGAQLFSQNITGWYVLAGGTRHFVVPISAARCAALSSLSVQVRTDAGRFGETFAGVRKQCGTTSAR from the coding sequence GTGAAGGCCGCGACCTTCTCCGTCGATCCGATCATCATCACGCTCGAGAAGACCAACTCCAGTGCATCAATTGCCGTGACCAACCAGACGACGCAAAAACTGCGCCTTCAGGTGACCGGGTTCTCCTGGTCGCAAAGCCGGTCGGGGCAGGTAGAGCTGGCCAAGACGGACCAGCTGGTGTATTTCCCGCAACTGCTCTCGCTCGATCCGGGCGAGACCAAGCGCGTCCGCGTAGGCGTGACCATGCCTCAAGGTCCGACCGAAAAAACGTACCGCGTTTTCATGGAAGAACTGCCGTCGCTGCAAAGCGTTCTGGGACCCAAAGGCCGGGCACAAGTGACGCTGCTGTTGAAAGTCGGAGTCCCGGTCTTCCTGCGGCCGGCCGGGTCGCCGGTTGTTTCCGGAGCCGTTCGCAGCGGATCGGTTCAAAAGGGCGCCGTGAACTTCGACGTTGTCAATACGGGCAACACGCACTTCTCGATTCAGAGCGTGGTCATCAGCGGGAAAAGCGGCGCGGGTGCGCAGTTGTTCTCGCAAAACATCACCGGATGGTATGTGCTGGCCGGCGGCACGCGCCATTTTGTCGTTCCGATCTCAGCGGCGCGCTGCGCGGCGCTGTCATCGCTCTCGGTTCAGGTACGCACCGATGCGGGGCGTTTCGGAGAAACGTTCGCAGGAGTGCGTAAGCAGTGCGGTACCACCTCGGCGCGCTAA
- the rpoB gene encoding DNA-directed RNA polymerase subunit beta: MPTGAFTVEQQPDTGPKRERVSFAKIPHVLEVPNLIELQMASFEWFKTEGLAEAFASISPIKDFTGNLVLEFGEHSLGEPKYSVEECRERDMTYSAPLRVRVRLITAESGEIKGIPDQEIFMGDFPLMTNKGTFMINGAERVIVSQLVRSPGVYYNQDTDTNGRPTYNATIIPNRGAWIEFETDNGTKNDETEGTIGVRIDKNRKIYVSTFVRALSRPDLGFEWESDEAILKLFDDSPLVRNSIEKDKDVKTREDALKEIYKKLRPGEPENAENAEKLLESLFFDDKRYDLAGVGRYKLNGKFQYRIDNPNPETRGETPSVFVDEYKDAGLQMPPIGKRSLTREDMIAVIRRLIKVGTGQVGKDDIDHLGNRRIRSVGELLQNQFRVGLLRLERVVRERMTVQDIETVTPQALINIRPVVAAIKEFFGSSQLSQFMDQTNSLAELTHKRRLSALGPGGLSRERAGFEVRDVHHSHYGRICPIETPEGPNIGLIGSLATYGRVNKFGFIETPYRVARDGNVTDEIVYLTADREDEYIIAQANTPLDEKGRITSESVVCRYAEEYIEEPALRVQLMDVSPKQIVSVATALIPFLEHDDANRALMGANMQRQAVPLLQPQAPIVGTGMEYRAAKDSGSLIVADEPGEVMAVDSKSVVVKNGDGIEKTYDLLKFTRSNAGTCINQRPIVLPGERVTSGQILADGPSSDDGELALGQNVLVGFMPWEGYNYEDAILISERMVKDDRFTSIHIEEYECEARDTKLGPEEITRDIPNVGEDSLKDLDERGIVRIGAEVRPEDILVGKVTPKGETELTAEERLLRAIFGEKSREVRDTSLKVPHGEKGKIIDVKVFSRENGDELSPGVNHLVRVYVAQKRKILQGDKMAGRHGNKGVIAKVLPEEDMPYLEDGTPVDIVLNPLGVPSRMNLGQIMETHLGWAARMLGMYVSTPVFDGAHAEDITEWLQDAGLPEDGKTWLRDGRTGDRFSRPITVGYIYMLKLAHLVDDKIHARSTGPYSMITQQPLGGKAQFGGQRFGEMEVWALEAYGAAYTLQELLTVKSDDVVGRVKTYEAIVKGENVMEPGVPESFKVLIKELQSLALDVKVLTENREEVEIKISDDDVGERAQEIGLLMGDEDPRMTQTAAAQREAEAQRASAVTGEAEIPEEEEEEEEIDDSKPIVSGPVGGAMATADADTQVPGARAIDVIEELEPDAEPADEADEEEQGYVLEEEEEPAVEPPTFPIGEGEEPEPFREQQPEEEF; the protein is encoded by the coding sequence ATGCCGACGGGCGCGTTCACGGTCGAACAGCAGCCCGACACGGGACCCAAACGCGAGCGCGTAAGCTTCGCGAAGATTCCGCACGTCCTGGAAGTGCCCAATCTCATCGAGCTGCAGATGGCCAGCTTCGAGTGGTTCAAGACCGAAGGCTTGGCCGAGGCGTTTGCTTCGATCTCGCCGATCAAAGATTTCACCGGCAACCTGGTGCTCGAGTTCGGCGAACACAGCCTGGGTGAGCCCAAGTATTCCGTTGAGGAGTGCCGCGAACGCGACATGACCTACAGCGCGCCGCTGCGCGTGCGCGTGCGCCTGATCACCGCCGAGTCGGGCGAAATTAAAGGCATTCCCGACCAAGAGATTTTCATGGGCGACTTTCCGCTCATGACCAACAAGGGCACGTTCATGATCAACGGCGCGGAGCGCGTGATCGTGAGCCAACTCGTGCGTTCGCCGGGCGTGTACTACAATCAGGACACCGACACCAACGGCCGCCCGACGTACAACGCCACGATCATTCCGAACCGCGGTGCGTGGATCGAGTTCGAAACCGACAACGGCACCAAGAACGACGAGACCGAGGGTACGATCGGCGTTCGCATCGACAAGAACCGCAAGATTTACGTCTCGACATTCGTGCGCGCGCTGTCGCGTCCCGACCTCGGCTTCGAGTGGGAGAGCGACGAAGCGATTCTGAAGCTGTTCGACGACTCGCCGCTGGTGCGCAACTCGATCGAAAAAGACAAGGACGTCAAGACGCGCGAAGACGCGCTCAAGGAGATCTACAAGAAGCTGCGTCCCGGCGAGCCTGAGAATGCGGAAAACGCCGAGAAGCTGCTCGAGTCGCTGTTCTTCGACGACAAGCGCTACGATCTCGCAGGCGTCGGCCGCTATAAACTCAACGGCAAGTTCCAGTACCGCATCGACAATCCGAATCCGGAGACGCGCGGCGAGACGCCCAGCGTATTCGTCGACGAGTACAAGGACGCGGGTCTGCAGATGCCGCCGATCGGCAAGCGCAGCCTGACGCGCGAAGACATGATCGCGGTCATCCGCCGTTTGATCAAAGTCGGCACCGGCCAAGTGGGCAAGGACGACATCGATCATCTGGGCAACCGCCGCATCCGCTCGGTCGGCGAACTGCTGCAGAATCAATTCCGCGTCGGTTTGCTCCGCTTGGAGCGCGTCGTGCGCGAGCGCATGACGGTGCAAGACATTGAAACCGTCACCCCGCAGGCGCTGATCAACATCCGGCCCGTGGTGGCTGCGATTAAGGAGTTCTTCGGATCGTCGCAGCTCTCGCAGTTCATGGACCAAACCAACTCGCTGGCGGAGCTGACGCACAAGCGGCGCCTCTCGGCGCTCGGCCCGGGCGGCCTGTCGCGCGAACGCGCCGGCTTCGAAGTCCGCGACGTCCATCACTCGCATTACGGCCGCATCTGCCCGATCGAAACGCCGGAAGGCCCGAACATCGGCTTGATCGGCTCGCTGGCGACCTACGGACGCGTCAACAAGTTCGGCTTCATCGAAACGCCTTACCGCGTCGCGCGCGACGGCAACGTGACCGATGAGATCGTGTACCTGACCGCGGATCGCGAAGACGAATACATCATCGCGCAAGCCAACACGCCGCTCGACGAGAAGGGCCGCATCACCTCGGAATCCGTCGTCTGCCGCTACGCGGAAGAGTACATCGAAGAGCCCGCGCTGCGCGTGCAGTTGATGGACGTTTCGCCGAAACAGATCGTCTCGGTGGCGACCGCATTGATTCCGTTCCTGGAACACGACGACGCAAACCGCGCGCTCATGGGCGCCAACATGCAGCGTCAGGCGGTTCCGCTCTTGCAGCCGCAAGCGCCGATCGTCGGCACCGGCATGGAGTACCGCGCCGCCAAGGATTCGGGTTCGCTGATCGTGGCGGACGAGCCGGGCGAAGTGATGGCGGTCGATTCCAAGTCGGTCGTCGTGAAGAACGGCGACGGCATCGAGAAAACCTACGACTTGCTGAAGTTTACGCGCAGCAACGCCGGCACGTGCATCAACCAGCGGCCGATCGTGTTGCCGGGCGAACGCGTGACCAGCGGGCAGATTCTCGCGGACGGACCATCGTCGGACGACGGCGAGCTGGCGCTAGGACAAAACGTCCTGGTCGGTTTCATGCCGTGGGAAGGCTACAACTACGAAGACGCGATCCTGATCAGCGAGCGCATGGTCAAGGACGATCGCTTCACCTCGATTCACATCGAGGAGTACGAGTGCGAGGCCCGCGACACCAAGCTGGGCCCCGAAGAGATCACGCGCGACATTCCCAACGTCGGCGAGGATTCGCTCAAGGATCTCGACGAGCGCGGCATCGTGCGCATCGGCGCTGAAGTGCGTCCGGAAGACATCCTGGTCGGTAAAGTCACGCCCAAGGGCGAGACCGAGTTGACCGCGGAAGAGCGTTTGCTGCGCGCGATCTTCGGCGAGAAATCGCGCGAAGTGCGCGACACCTCGCTGAAAGTTCCGCACGGCGAGAAGGGCAAGATCATCGACGTCAAGGTCTTCTCGCGCGAGAACGGCGACGAACTCTCGCCCGGCGTCAATCATTTGGTGCGCGTCTACGTGGCGCAGAAGCGTAAGATTCTGCAAGGCGACAAGATGGCCGGACGCCACGGCAACAAGGGCGTGATCGCCAAAGTGCTGCCCGAGGAAGACATGCCGTACCTGGAAGACGGTACGCCGGTCGACATCGTGCTCAACCCGCTGGGCGTTCCGTCGCGCATGAATCTGGGACAGATCATGGAGACGCATCTGGGCTGGGCGGCGCGCATGCTGGGCATGTACGTTTCGACGCCCGTCTTCGACGGCGCGCACGCCGAAGACATTACCGAGTGGCTGCAGGACGCGGGCTTGCCCGAAGACGGCAAGACGTGGCTACGCGACGGCCGCACGGGCGATCGTTTCAGCCGGCCGATTACCGTGGGCTACATTTATATGTTGAAGCTCGCGCACTTGGTCGACGACAAGATCCACGCGCGCTCGACCGGTCCGTACTCGATGATCACCCAGCAGCCGCTGGGCGGCAAGGCGCAGTTCGGCGGCCAGCGGTTCGGTGAAATGGAAGTCTGGGCGCTCGAAGCGTACGGCGCAGCCTACACGCTGCAAGAGCTGCTCACGGTCAAGTCCGACGACGTGGTCGGCCGCGTAAAAACGTACGAGGCGATCGTCAAGGGCGAGAACGTCATGGAGCCGGGCGTGCCGGAGTCGTTTAAGGTGCTGATCAAAGAGCTGCAATCGCTGGCGCTCGACGTCAAAGTGTTGACGGAGAACCGCGAAGAGGTCGAGATCAAGATCTCCGACGATGACGTCGGCGAACGCGCGCAAGAGATCGGGTTGCTGATGGGCGACGAAGATCCGCGCATGACGCAGACTGCGGCCGCGCAACGCGAAGCCGAGGCGCAGCGCGCATCGGCGGTGACGGGCGAAGCCGAAATTCCGGAAGAGGAAGAGGAAGAGGAAGAGATCGACGACTCCAAACCGATTGTCAGCGGACCCGTGGGTGGCGCCATGGCGACCGCCGACGCCGACACGCAAGTGCCGGGCGCGCGAGCGATCGACGTCATCGAAGAACTCGAGCCTGACGCCGAGCCGGCTGATGAAGCCGACGAAGAAGAGCAGGGCTACGTCCTCGAGGAGGAAGAGGAGCCGGCGGTCGAGCCTCCCACGTTTCCAATAGGTGAAGGCGAAGAACCCGAGCCCTTCCGGGAACAGCAGCCGGAGGAAGAGTTCTAA
- a CDS encoding spore coat U domain-containing protein, with protein sequence MKQLAPILIASMFAVALMGADSTSKSTLTVKTAVAANCALQSPQGIDFGTYDPSSNGTVDAQVDALQIQCTKGSAGVSIALDNGQYYNGTHRTMRTAGGNGAVFYEIYTAAARSVVWNRTQTVTYVAATSQPVKITLYGRVLGATAATPGDYSDTLTALVNF encoded by the coding sequence ATGAAGCAGCTTGCGCCGATCTTGATTGCAAGCATGTTCGCCGTGGCGTTGATGGGCGCCGACAGCACGTCGAAGTCTACCCTTACGGTGAAGACGGCCGTGGCCGCGAATTGCGCGTTGCAATCACCGCAAGGAATAGACTTTGGAACGTACGATCCGAGTTCGAACGGAACGGTTGACGCGCAGGTCGATGCGCTGCAGATCCAGTGCACAAAAGGATCGGCCGGCGTTTCGATAGCGCTCGACAACGGCCAGTACTACAACGGCACGCACCGGACCATGCGAACGGCCGGCGGAAACGGCGCGGTGTTCTACGAGATCTACACGGCCGCCGCGCGTTCGGTTGTGTGGAACCGCACGCAGACCGTTACCTACGTGGCGGCCACCAGTCAACCTGTGAAGATCACACTCTACGGACGCGTCTTAGGCGCCACTGCGGCAACGCCGGGCGACTATAGCGACACGCTGACAGCACTGGTGAATTTCTGA
- a CDS encoding spore coat U domain-containing protein, which produces MRFSSTRRMLMAAGSALALTIAFSGTYAFAGSSTGNLSVSATVASTCTISQTSALTFTGYDRADANPNDGTGSMTIACTNGGSPASVSFSTGANSGSSCDTASGGADANNRCLKTGSNYLAYNVYSDSARTTLFGLTGTSTTAETSTGAFTIYGRIPAGQAVPTGSYSDTLVATVNY; this is translated from the coding sequence ATGCGTTTCAGTTCCACCCGCCGGATGCTCATGGCAGCCGGCTCAGCGCTTGCCCTAACGATTGCATTTAGCGGAACATATGCGTTCGCCGGATCTTCGACGGGCAACCTCAGCGTTTCAGCGACCGTCGCATCGACCTGCACGATCTCGCAGACCAGCGCACTCACCTTTACCGGTTACGATCGCGCCGACGCGAACCCGAACGATGGCACGGGCTCGATGACGATCGCCTGCACGAACGGCGGAAGCCCGGCTTCGGTCAGCTTCAGCACCGGTGCGAACTCGGGCAGCTCGTGCGATACCGCTTCGGGCGGTGCCGACGCGAACAATCGCTGCTTGAAGACCGGCTCGAATTATCTGGCGTACAACGTGTACTCGGATTCAGCACGCACGACGCTGTTCGGCTTGACCGGCACGTCGACGACTGCCGAAACGAGCACCGGCGCGTTCACGATCTACGGTAGAATTCCGGCCGGCCAAGCGGTGCCGACGGGCTCCTACTCAGATACCCTCGTCGCAACCGTAAACTACTAA
- a CDS encoding spore coat U domain-containing protein, giving the protein MVIPRTVDAGSSTGTLTVTASVAQKCILSSPTLAFGSYDPVVTNNSANLDATTTITVTCTKGATGITLGFGNSANAPTGCAAPQRCLVGAVHSNYLNYQLYSDSGHSSVWTTAISESVTGGITTPTSVTIYGRVPPTQDVNVDTYSDTVVATVNY; this is encoded by the coding sequence ATGGTGATCCCACGCACCGTCGACGCCGGTTCTTCAACCGGTACGCTCACCGTCACGGCCAGCGTAGCTCAGAAATGCATTCTCTCGAGCCCGACTCTAGCTTTCGGCTCCTACGATCCCGTCGTTACGAATAACTCCGCAAATCTCGACGCAACGACGACGATTACGGTGACGTGCACCAAGGGTGCGACCGGCATCACGCTCGGTTTTGGAAACTCGGCTAACGCGCCTACAGGCTGCGCCGCTCCGCAACGCTGCTTGGTCGGCGCCGTGCACAGCAACTATTTGAACTATCAGCTCTACAGCGATAGCGGCCACAGTTCGGTCTGGACCACGGCCATCTCCGAAAGCGTCACCGGCGGCATTACGACGCCGACCAGCGTGACGATTTATGGACGCGTTCCACCCACCCAGGACGTGAACGTCGACACCTACTCCGACACAGTAGTCGCGACCGTTAATTACTAA
- a CDS encoding spore coat protein U domain-containing protein, whose translation MAISTTVIAKCTVTSPTPLNFGSYDPVVTNNTAALDVAPNALAVACTRGAPGVTVTLNLGLHAVGSTRFMVDGASHTLQYEIYTTSGRTTVWNTTNSVSYTSTSMATVNLPVYGRIPGGQDAYTAASYTDSVTATVNF comes from the coding sequence ATGGCGATCTCCACAACGGTGATTGCGAAGTGCACGGTGACCAGCCCGACGCCATTGAACTTCGGCTCGTACGACCCGGTCGTGACGAACAACACGGCGGCTCTCGACGTTGCTCCGAACGCGCTCGCCGTGGCATGCACGCGCGGCGCGCCGGGTGTGACGGTCACATTGAATCTGGGCCTGCACGCCGTCGGTTCCACGCGGTTTATGGTCGACGGAGCGTCGCACACGCTCCAGTATGAAATCTACACAACCTCCGGCCGAACGACGGTATGGAATACGACGAACTCCGTCAGCTATACGTCAACCAGCATGGCTACCGTAAACCTGCCGGTATACGGGCGCATACCCGGCGGTCAAGATGCTTACACGGCGGCGAGCTATACCGATTCGGTAACGGCGACGGTGAATTTCTAA